A section of the Streptomyces sp. CG1 genome encodes:
- a CDS encoding SDR family oxidoreductase, producing MSGPLQGKVALVAGATRGAGRGIAVELGAAGATVYVTGRSTRERRSEYDRPETIEDTAGLVTAAGGHGIAFAVDHLDRPAVRALVDRIADEQGRLDVLVNDIWGGEKLFEWDTTVWEHDLDNGLRLLRLAVETHAITSHFALPLLLRHPGGLVVEMTDGTADYNRDTYRVNFFYDLAKASVLRMAFALGHELGPRGATALALTPGWLRSELMLDAYGVREDNWHDALARAPHFAISETPRYVGRAVAALAADPDVARFNGQSLSSGGLAQVYGFTDLDGSRPDAWRYLVEVQDAGKPADVTGYR from the coding sequence ATGTCAGGACCGCTGCAGGGCAAGGTGGCGCTGGTCGCGGGAGCGACCCGGGGCGCCGGACGCGGCATCGCCGTGGAACTCGGCGCGGCTGGCGCCACCGTCTACGTCACCGGCCGCAGCACCCGCGAGCGCCGCTCGGAGTACGACCGCCCCGAGACCATCGAGGACACCGCCGGCCTCGTCACCGCGGCCGGCGGACACGGCATCGCGTTCGCCGTCGACCACCTGGACAGGCCCGCCGTACGGGCTCTGGTGGACCGCATCGCCGACGAACAGGGCCGCCTCGACGTCCTCGTGAACGACATCTGGGGTGGCGAGAAACTCTTCGAGTGGGACACGACCGTGTGGGAGCACGACCTCGACAACGGGCTCAGACTCCTCCGGCTCGCGGTCGAGACCCACGCGATCACCAGCCACTTCGCGCTGCCCCTCCTGCTGCGCCACCCGGGCGGCCTGGTCGTGGAGATGACCGATGGCACCGCCGACTACAACCGCGACACCTACCGTGTGAACTTCTTCTACGACCTCGCCAAGGCGTCCGTGCTGCGTATGGCCTTCGCCCTCGGCCATGAACTCGGCCCGCGCGGCGCCACCGCGCTCGCCCTGACTCCGGGCTGGCTTCGCTCGGAGCTGATGCTCGACGCGTACGGCGTCCGTGAGGACAACTGGCATGACGCGCTCGCCCGCGCACCGCACTTCGCCATCTCCGAGACCCCGCGCTACGTCGGCCGTGCCGTCGCCGCCCTGGCCGCCGACCCCGACGTGGCCCGCTTCAACGGGCAGTCCCTCTCCAGCGGCGGCCTCGCCCAGGTGTACGGCTTCACCGACCTCGACGGCAGCCGGCCCGACGCCTGGCGGTACCTGGTCGAGGTGCAGGACGCGGGCAAGCCGGCCGACGTCACCGGATACCGGTGA
- a CDS encoding S-(hydroxymethyl)mycothiol dehydrogenase, with protein sequence MAQEVRGVIAPGKDEPVRVETIVVPDPGPGEAVVRVQACGVCHTDLHYKQGGISDDFPFLLGHEAAGVVESVGEDVTDVAPGDFVVLNWRAVCGNCRACLRGRPWYCFNTHNAKQKMTLTDGTELSPALGIGAFAEKTLVAAGQCTKVDPAVSPAVAGLLGCGVMAGIGAAINTGGVGRGDSVAVIGCGGVGDAAIAGANLAGAAKIIAVDIDDRKLAQARTLGATHTVNSKATDPVAAIRELTDGFGADVVIEAVGRPETYEQAFYARDLAGTVVLVGVPTPEMKLELPLLDVFGRGGALKSSWYGDCLPSRDFPMLIDLHLQGRLPLDAFVTETVQLDEVEKAFERMHHGDVLRSVVVF encoded by the coding sequence ATGGCGCAGGAAGTACGCGGCGTGATCGCACCGGGGAAGGACGAGCCCGTACGGGTCGAGACGATCGTGGTGCCGGACCCGGGGCCCGGCGAGGCTGTGGTGCGCGTCCAGGCGTGCGGCGTCTGCCATACCGACCTGCACTACAAACAGGGCGGCATCTCGGACGACTTCCCCTTCCTCCTCGGCCACGAGGCCGCCGGTGTCGTGGAGTCGGTCGGCGAGGACGTGACCGATGTGGCGCCCGGTGACTTCGTCGTCCTCAACTGGCGTGCCGTGTGCGGGAATTGCCGGGCCTGTCTGCGGGGCCGGCCCTGGTACTGCTTCAACACGCACAACGCGAAGCAGAAGATGACGCTCACCGACGGCACCGAACTGTCCCCGGCCCTCGGCATCGGCGCGTTCGCCGAGAAGACGCTCGTCGCCGCCGGCCAGTGCACCAAGGTCGACCCGGCCGTCTCCCCGGCGGTCGCAGGCCTGCTGGGCTGCGGGGTCATGGCCGGGATCGGCGCGGCGATCAACACGGGCGGCGTCGGCCGGGGTGACTCCGTCGCGGTCATCGGGTGCGGCGGCGTCGGGGACGCGGCCATCGCCGGGGCGAACCTCGCGGGCGCGGCGAAGATCATCGCCGTGGACATCGACGACCGCAAGCTGGCCCAGGCCCGCACCCTGGGCGCCACCCACACCGTCAACTCCAAGGCGACCGACCCGGTCGCGGCGATCCGCGAGCTGACCGACGGCTTCGGCGCCGACGTCGTCATCGAGGCCGTCGGCCGCCCGGAGACGTACGAGCAGGCTTTCTACGCCCGCGACCTCGCCGGCACCGTCGTCCTCGTCGGCGTCCCCACCCCCGAGATGAAGCTGGAACTGCCCCTGCTGGACGTCTTCGGCCGCGGCGGCGCCCTGAAGTCCAGCTGGTACGGCGACTGCCTGCCCTCCCGTGACTTCCCCATGCTGATCGACCTGCATCTGCAGGGCCGGCTGCCGCTCGACGCGTTCGTCACCGAGACCGTCCAACTGGACGAGGTGGAGAAAGCGTTCGAGCGGATGCACCACGGTGACGTGCTGCGCTCGGTGGTGGTGTTCTGA
- a CDS encoding acyltransferase domain-containing protein codes for MPIEGCHGRTAFLFSAGAAPRPGTGRELRDAFPVFADALDAICARLDPYLELPLACVMFADDGTRTAALLDRESYAGPAVFALQVAQFRLVRSWGVRPDVVFGQAAGRMAAAYAAGVFSLAEACHAVGTLARLLDGLPGPGPHSPRLDGILDTYGRTLATLHPCVPRLPLVCDVTARPVGTETAEPEFWLRRAPARFAEAVGLLHREGVRTWLELGPCDRLTRLLPDCLPGGTASAFALSRDWAALWSGPGTEYGAAPR; via the coding sequence ATGCCCATCGAAGGCTGCCATGGACGTACCGCATTCCTGTTCTCGGCCGGTGCCGCACCGCGCCCCGGAACAGGCCGTGAACTCCGCGACGCCTTCCCGGTGTTCGCCGACGCGCTGGACGCCATCTGCGCGCGGCTCGATCCGTATCTCGAACTGCCGTTGGCATGCGTGATGTTCGCGGACGACGGCACACGTACGGCCGCGCTGCTGGACCGGGAGTCGTACGCCGGGCCGGCGGTTTTCGCGCTCCAGGTGGCGCAGTTCCGGCTGGTGCGCAGTTGGGGGGTGCGGCCGGACGTGGTGTTCGGGCAGGCGGCCGGGCGGATGGCCGCCGCGTATGCCGCGGGTGTGTTCTCACTGGCCGAGGCCTGCCACGCGGTCGGCACCCTGGCCCGGCTCCTGGACGGCCTCCCGGGTCCCGGGCCGCACTCCCCCCGCCTGGACGGCATCCTCGACACCTACGGCCGCACCCTCGCCACGCTCCACCCGTGTGTGCCGCGCCTCCCCCTCGTCTGCGATGTCACCGCCCGCCCGGTGGGCACCGAGACCGCCGAGCCGGAGTTCTGGCTGCGGCGCGCACCCGCGCGCTTCGCCGAGGCGGTCGGTCTGCTGCATCGCGAGGGGGTCCGCACCTGGCTGGAACTGGGCCCCTGCGACCGGCTCACCCGGCTGCTCCCGGACTGCCTCCCGGGCGGTACGGCCTCGGCCTTCGCGCTGTCCCGCGACTGGGCGGCGCTGTGGTCGGGACCGGGCACCGAGTACGGGGCCGCACCACGCTGA
- a CDS encoding CU044_5270 family protein has translation MPDELDLLRRADPAPAHGPHFGDGPLDHCAERRLELLLRDGDDRRARPRTPLTRPRTPRARLLWGLAATAVVLATTLTALLGGPGGQPAVAAPRPLAVRAHSTAVPLNRMAELAAVAATDGSPGLRKGTHVQSWSLAMSDDRPPVALPEERVVRWNTDDSHTELVVAADPSHPGRPVLTDEGDAPRLVADGQVLSRTTYPPSWSDAPPEASPPQDPAALRAYLAETARTGTGSLSTTELLDAVQELLDHWTLGSRQSAALVRILADAKGLRPVGQVTDRLGRSGQAYVYDAPGERRMLLLDPRTGAVLGLEATFTRDDPRYGVKAGDVMEYSAWMR, from the coding sequence ATGCCTGACGAACTCGACCTCCTGCGCCGGGCCGACCCGGCCCCGGCCCACGGCCCGCACTTCGGCGACGGCCCGCTGGACCATTGCGCCGAGCGGCGGCTGGAGTTGCTGCTGCGCGATGGCGACGACCGCCGCGCCCGGCCCCGCACCCCGCTCACCCGGCCCCGCACCCCGCGCGCCCGGCTGCTGTGGGGCCTCGCCGCCACCGCCGTCGTCCTCGCGACCACCCTCACCGCGCTGCTGGGCGGCCCGGGCGGGCAGCCCGCCGTAGCCGCACCCCGCCCGCTGGCCGTACGGGCGCACTCCACCGCCGTACCGCTGAACCGGATGGCCGAACTGGCCGCCGTGGCCGCCACGGACGGCTCGCCCGGCCTGCGCAAGGGCACCCACGTGCAGTCCTGGAGCCTCGCCATGAGCGACGACAGGCCGCCTGTGGCCCTCCCCGAGGAGCGCGTCGTGCGCTGGAACACCGACGACAGCCATACCGAGCTGGTCGTCGCCGCCGACCCCAGCCATCCGGGCCGCCCGGTCCTGACCGACGAGGGCGACGCGCCGCGGCTGGTGGCGGACGGTCAGGTGCTCAGCCGTACCACCTACCCGCCGAGCTGGAGCGACGCCCCGCCCGAGGCGAGCCCCCCGCAGGATCCGGCCGCCCTGCGCGCCTACCTCGCCGAGACGGCCCGCACCGGCACGGGCTCTCTGTCCACCACCGAACTCCTGGACGCCGTACAGGAATTGCTGGACCACTGGACTCTCGGGTCCCGCCAGTCGGCCGCACTGGTCCGGATCCTCGCGGACGCCAAGGGCCTGCGCCCCGTCGGGCAGGTGACGGACCGGCTCGGGCGCTCCGGGCAGGCGTATGTGTACGACGCCCCGGGCGAGCGGCGCATGCTGCTCCTCGATCCGCGTACCGGTGCCGTCCTCGGTCTCGAGGCCACCTTCACCCGGGACGATCCCCGGTACGGGGTGAAGGCCGGGGATGTGATGGAGTACAGCGCCTGGATGCGCTGA
- a CDS encoding sigma-70 family RNA polymerase sigma factor, with protein sequence MSNDEIFAAAYREHYWAVSPYVARRLPGRADEVEEVVAEVLTVAWRRRHDLPDAPLPWLYGVARNCLANAVRGYGRRRRLVDRLSNDEAAHGRHVVAGPDTEAPGAWVHEALALLSPSGQEVLRLAAWEELDAEQIAVSLGCGRRAAAMRLHRARRRLRAEIDRMRPAAPAAAPPVGQLPGDAGPMADPARTGDEPPAAEHGPSRRMSYPAGPAVPFREDLRHA encoded by the coding sequence ATGAGCAACGACGAGATCTTCGCCGCTGCCTATCGCGAGCACTACTGGGCGGTCAGCCCTTATGTCGCGCGCCGACTGCCCGGGCGGGCCGACGAGGTGGAGGAAGTGGTGGCCGAGGTGCTCACGGTCGCCTGGCGGCGCCGGCACGACCTGCCGGACGCGCCGCTGCCCTGGCTGTACGGGGTGGCCCGGAACTGCCTGGCGAACGCGGTACGCGGTTACGGGCGTCGGCGCCGACTGGTGGACCGGCTGAGCAACGACGAGGCCGCGCACGGCAGGCACGTCGTGGCCGGCCCGGACACGGAGGCGCCGGGCGCCTGGGTGCACGAGGCCCTGGCACTGCTCTCTCCGTCCGGCCAGGAGGTGTTGCGCCTCGCGGCCTGGGAGGAACTCGACGCCGAGCAGATCGCGGTCTCGCTGGGCTGTGGCCGACGCGCGGCGGCGATGCGCCTGCACCGCGCCCGCCGCCGGCTGCGCGCCGAGATCGACCGCATGCGTCCCGCGGCCCCGGCGGCCGCGCCACCGGTCGGACAACTGCCCGGTGACGCCGGGCCCATGGCCGATCCGGCCCGCACCGGCGACGAACCGCCCGCCGCGGAGCACGGCCCCTCCCGGCGCATGTCGTACCCCGCCGGCCCCGCCGTGCCCTTCCGCGAGGACCTCCGCCATGCCTGA
- a CDS encoding MBL fold metallo-hydrolase has protein sequence MTVRIERLVTSGQFSLDGGTWDVENNVWIVGDEREVIVIDAAHDPDAIIAAVDDRDLTAIVCTHAHNDHVNAAPELAARTGATIWLHPDDLPLWKMTHPDRDPDRHLLDGQVIEAAGTDLTVLHTPGHAPGAVCLYDPGLGAVFTGDTLFHGGPGATGRSYSHFPTIIDSIRDKLLTLPPETKVLTGHGDSTTIGAEAPHLEEWIRRGH, from the coding sequence ATGACCGTGCGGATCGAACGCCTCGTCACCTCCGGGCAGTTCAGCCTCGACGGCGGCACCTGGGACGTCGAGAACAATGTGTGGATCGTCGGTGACGAGCGGGAGGTGATCGTCATCGACGCCGCCCACGACCCCGACGCCATCATCGCCGCGGTCGACGACCGGGACCTGACCGCCATCGTGTGCACCCACGCCCACAACGACCACGTCAACGCCGCACCGGAACTCGCCGCCCGCACGGGCGCCACCATCTGGCTGCACCCCGACGACCTGCCGCTGTGGAAGATGACCCACCCGGACCGCGACCCCGACCGGCACCTCCTGGACGGCCAGGTCATCGAGGCGGCCGGCACCGACCTGACCGTGCTCCACACCCCCGGTCACGCCCCCGGCGCCGTCTGCCTCTACGACCCCGGGCTGGGCGCCGTCTTCACCGGGGACACCCTCTTCCACGGCGGCCCGGGCGCCACCGGACGCTCCTACTCCCACTTCCCGACGATCATCGACTCCATCCGCGACAAGCTCCTCACCCTCCCGCCGGAGACCAAGGTCCTCACCGGCCACGGCGACTCCACCACCATCGGCGCAGAGGCCCCTCACCTGGAGGAGTGGATCAGGCGCGGACACTGA
- a CDS encoding nuclear transport factor 2 family protein, which produces MGSATGSAFDTETLRRGIEGNTGNTLLSLYADDAEIRIVDHNSQPSHPTVLHGRSEIAVLLDDIYRRDMTHKLGQCVIQGDHAAFTESCQYGDGTRVLAESMVTLRDGKITDQLIIQVWDE; this is translated from the coding sequence ATGGGCAGCGCGACAGGTTCCGCCTTCGACACCGAGACACTGCGCCGGGGCATAGAAGGGAACACCGGGAACACCCTTCTGTCGCTCTACGCGGACGACGCCGAGATCCGCATCGTCGACCACAACAGCCAGCCCAGCCACCCCACCGTGCTGCACGGCCGGAGTGAGATCGCCGTGTTGCTGGACGACATCTACCGCCGCGACATGACACACAAGCTGGGACAATGCGTCATCCAGGGTGATCACGCCGCGTTCACCGAATCCTGCCAGTACGGGGACGGCACCCGGGTCCTCGCCGAGTCGATGGTCACGTTGCGGGACGGCAAGATCACCGACCAGTTGATCATCCAGGTCTGGGACGAGTAG
- a CDS encoding bifunctional 5,10-methylenetetrahydrofolate dehydrogenase/5,10-methenyltetrahydrofolate cyclohydrolase — protein MAQARLMDGTAVARRIVEDTAKKAGDLTARTGTAPCLATVLVGEDPASVTYVRMKQNRCRKAGVESRHVALPATTTTEELVGTLRELSADPAVHGILLQHPVGDHIDERAAFEAIAPEKDVDGVTFASFATMSFGLPGFVSCTPGGILRLLDEYAVDPAGKSAVVVGRSAILGKPVGMLLLARDATVTYCHSRTADLSAAVREADVVVAAVGRPRLIRGQDIKPGAVVIDAGYNAGNVGDVDFDSAVERASLITPVPGGVGPMTIATLLEQTVTAAARQLGA, from the coding sequence ATGGCCCAGGCCCGTCTCATGGACGGCACCGCCGTCGCCCGCCGTATCGTCGAGGACACCGCGAAGAAGGCCGGCGACCTCACCGCGCGGACCGGCACCGCACCCTGTCTCGCGACCGTCCTGGTCGGCGAGGACCCGGCGTCCGTGACCTACGTCCGCATGAAGCAGAACCGGTGCCGCAAGGCCGGTGTCGAGTCCCGGCACGTGGCCCTGCCCGCCACCACGACCACCGAGGAACTCGTCGGCACACTGCGGGAGTTGTCGGCCGACCCGGCCGTGCACGGCATCCTGCTCCAGCACCCGGTCGGCGACCACATCGACGAGCGGGCCGCGTTCGAGGCGATCGCGCCGGAGAAGGACGTGGACGGTGTCACCTTCGCCTCCTTCGCCACAATGAGCTTCGGCCTGCCGGGCTTCGTCTCCTGCACGCCCGGCGGCATCCTGCGGCTGCTGGACGAGTACGCCGTCGACCCCGCCGGCAAGTCGGCCGTGGTCGTGGGCCGCAGCGCGATCCTCGGCAAGCCGGTGGGCATGCTGCTGCTGGCCCGGGACGCGACCGTGACGTACTGCCACTCGCGGACGGCGGACCTGTCGGCGGCGGTCCGCGAGGCGGACGTCGTGGTCGCCGCCGTGGGCCGGCCGCGGCTGATCCGCGGGCAGGACATCAAGCCCGGCGCGGTCGTGATCGACGCCGGCTACAACGCCGGGAACGTCGGTGACGTCGACTTCGACTCCGCCGTGGAACGGGCCTCGCTGATCACGCCGGTGCCGGGCGGTGTAGGGCCCATGACGATCGCCACACTGCTGGAGCAGACCGTCACGGCCGCCGCCCGGCAGCTCGGCGCATAG